The following coding sequences lie in one Synechococcus sp. PCC 7336 genomic window:
- a CDS encoding DUF4090 family protein encodes MFAESTSSEPSARGAEAVDAAIARGVDLDGSPIPADKLALYNQVMALEASRKRSGVTNSMRSRIVRIGAKHIERETLNKMLLEADFAPLKPKEIAFYYGDR; translated from the coding sequence ATGTTTGCTGAATCCACCTCCTCCGAACCCTCTGCGAGGGGCGCTGAAGCTGTCGATGCAGCGATCGCTCGCGGTGTCGATCTGGATGGCTCCCCCATTCCGGCAGACAAACTCGCTCTCTATAACCAAGTCATGGCTCTCGAAGCCAGCCGCAAGCGCAGTGGCGTCACCAACTCGATGCGATCGCGAATTGTGCGGATTGGTGCCAAGCATATTGAGCGGGAGACCCTCAACAAAATGCTGCTCGAAGCCGATTTTGCCCCCCTGAAACCGAAAGAGATTGCCTTCTATTACGGCGATCGGTAA
- the metK gene encoding methionine adenosyltransferase → MTKRYLFTSESVTEGHPDKICDQLSDTILDALLAEDPASRVAAEVVVNTGLVLVTGEISTQANINYTQLVRDKIAEIGYTDANNGFAANSCSVLIALDEQSPDIARGVDVALENRSGGDDVFDSVGAGDQGLMFGFACNETPELMPLPISVAHRLTRGLAQVRKNGTLPYLRPDGKSQVTVAYEDGQPVGIDTILISTQHAETLGELTDNGQIQTRIEADLLKYVIGPAFADLAVKPDGETRILVNPTGKFAIGGPQGDSGLTGRKIIVDTYGGYSRHGGGAFSGKDPTKVDRSAAYACRYVAKNIVAAGLAQKCEIQVSYAIGVARPVSIFVETFGSGRISEEELLALVEQHFDLRPAAIAAHFGLRALPQERGGKFYQHVAAYGHFGQTHLDLPWERTDKAEILTEAAVSVAAA, encoded by the coding sequence TTGACTAAACGATATCTCTTCACATCCGAGTCGGTGACAGAAGGTCATCCCGACAAAATCTGCGATCAGCTTTCCGACACCATCTTGGATGCCTTGCTGGCTGAAGATCCGGCCAGTCGAGTTGCTGCCGAAGTGGTGGTCAATACCGGCTTGGTGTTGGTGACGGGGGAAATTTCTACCCAGGCCAATATCAATTACACCCAACTGGTGCGAGATAAGATTGCCGAGATTGGCTACACCGATGCCAATAATGGCTTTGCCGCCAATAGCTGCTCGGTCTTAATTGCCTTAGACGAACAATCGCCCGATATTGCCCGAGGCGTGGATGTTGCCCTCGAAAATCGCAGCGGCGGCGACGATGTATTTGACTCTGTGGGCGCGGGCGATCAAGGCTTGATGTTTGGTTTTGCCTGCAACGAAACCCCCGAGCTGATGCCCCTACCCATTAGCGTGGCGCACCGTCTCACTCGCGGTCTGGCACAGGTACGCAAAAACGGTACGCTGCCTTACCTCAGACCCGACGGTAAATCGCAGGTAACGGTGGCCTACGAAGATGGTCAACCGGTGGGTATCGATACGATTCTGATTTCGACCCAACATGCCGAGACCCTGGGCGAGCTAACCGATAACGGGCAGATTCAAACCCGCATTGAGGCAGATCTACTGAAGTACGTCATCGGTCCCGCCTTTGCCGATTTGGCGGTGAAACCGGATGGCGAGACTCGCATTTTGGTCAATCCGACGGGCAAGTTTGCGATCGGCGGACCGCAGGGGGACTCCGGCCTGACGGGGCGCAAGATTATTGTGGATACCTACGGCGGCTATTCTCGCCACGGCGGTGGTGCCTTCTCCGGCAAAGATCCCACTAAAGTCGATCGCAGTGCAGCCTATGCCTGCCGGTATGTAGCCAAAAATATTGTGGCGGCAGGGTTGGCCCAAAAGTGTGAAATCCAAGTGAGCTATGCGATTGGCGTAGCTCGTCCGGTCAGCATTTTTGTCGAAACCTTTGGCAGCGGCCGTATTTCTGAAGAGGAACTGCTGGCTCTAGTCGAGCAGCACTTCGACTTGCGTCCGGCAGCGATCGCCGCTCACTTCGGACTGCGTGCATTGCCCCAAGAGCGGGGTGGCAAGTTCTACCAACATGTAGCCGCCTACGGTCACTTCGGGCAAACTCACCTCGATCTGCCCTGGGAACGCACGGATAAAGCTGAAATACTCACAGAGGCTGCCGTTTCTGTGGCAGCGGCCTAG
- a CDS encoding ABC transporter ATP-binding protein yields MLQLCNVTKRYGDRSVLKALSLQVRPGEIYGLLGPNGSGKTTTINIICNLLQLDSGWVLLDGQRVSDATKALVGIAPQDNLLYRSLTCAENLDFFARIYGLPTAQRRQRIRACLEAVKLGDRAHSTVETLSGGMQRRLSIAIALVHQPKLVILDEPTTGLDIEARYDIWHLIQQLERNGTTVLLTTHLLDEAERLCHRIGILKQGHILAEGSLEELRQHIRASELAIVETPAPDRAIARADQLGWAHRYYGGDLAFWLPEALDLPQILSHFEGIPLTSVARQPVRLEHIYLEVTQPGIAPTVEAREAIAIAWEQLLPDGLML; encoded by the coding sequence ATGTTGCAGCTCTGTAATGTGACTAAACGGTACGGCGATCGCTCCGTGCTCAAAGCCCTCTCCCTGCAGGTGCGCCCCGGAGAAATTTACGGGCTGCTCGGTCCGAATGGGTCAGGCAAAACTACAACCATCAACATCATTTGCAATCTGCTGCAACTGGATAGCGGTTGGGTCTTGCTGGACGGTCAGCGGGTGTCAGATGCCACCAAAGCACTGGTGGGGATTGCCCCCCAAGACAATCTGCTCTACCGCAGCCTCACCTGTGCCGAGAATTTAGACTTTTTTGCCCGCATTTACGGTCTTCCCACAGCCCAACGGCGACAGCGGATTCGCGCCTGTTTAGAAGCCGTGAAATTAGGCGATCGCGCCCACAGCACGGTCGAGACCCTTAGCGGCGGTATGCAGCGTCGCCTCAGCATTGCGATCGCCCTGGTTCACCAACCCAAGCTCGTCATTCTGGACGAGCCCACCACGGGCTTAGACATCGAGGCCCGCTACGACATTTGGCACTTAATCCAGCAGCTCGAACGCAACGGCACCACGGTTCTGCTCACCACCCACCTGCTCGACGAAGCCGAACGGCTCTGCCACCGCATCGGCATTCTCAAACAGGGCCACATCCTGGCCGAAGGGTCGTTAGAGGAATTGCGCCAGCACATCCGGGCCAGCGAGTTAGCCATTGTCGAGACCCCCGCACCCGATCGGGCGATCGCCCGCGCCGACCAGTTGGGCTGGGCACACCGCTACTACGGCGGCGACTTAGCCTTCTGGCTGCCCGAGGCACTCGATTTACCCCAAATCCTGTCTCACTTTGAGGGGATTCCGCTCACCTCGGTGGCGAGGCAGCCGGTGCGCCTAGAACATATCTATCTCGAAGTGACTCAGCCAGGGATTGCCCCAACAGTTGAGGCACGAGAGGCGATCGCGATTGCCTGGGAGCAATTGCTCCCCGACGGCCTCATGCTGTAG
- the rpsU gene encoding 30S ribosomal protein S21, producing MTQILVGDREQIESALRRFKQKVSKAGIFSDMRRVRHFETPAEKRKRKEKARRRSRRRFGRR from the coding sequence ATGACCCAAATTTTAGTGGGCGACCGAGAACAGATTGAGTCGGCCCTGCGTCGATTTAAGCAAAAAGTATCCAAGGCAGGCATTTTTTCCGATATGAGGCGGGTGCGACATTTCGAGACCCCCGCAGAGAAGCGCAAGCGCAAGGAAAAAGCGCGGCGCAGATCTCGACGCAGATTTGGGCGGAGGTAG
- a CDS encoding FAD-dependent oxidoreductase: MRHSSDAIPSQFSRRHFLQLAGITAATGTLGYSRLHKPQPYQHQQDAIALPSSLTTPKTAVVVGAGLAGLAAAYELSKRGFSVTLLEKSPQLGGKIASWPIRAGDEQFHMEHGFHGFFPQYYNLKSIETELNIRQNFVSLDSYAVVYRDTYKAEIFRPSHSAFPWNVVDLGLSSRNALRWGINLTEPDHWKVFREIAGFQPVKSYDRLDDMSVADWVSGEFPRGLYDLYFLPFAKSSLNAPDRLSAGELMQFFHFYFFGNPEGLAFEGTRQDMGRSLVDPIADFVRDSGGRILTDVTVSGVTWQDGRIAALDYETGSGVTDVPFWVSRNGSLSQGARAYYGAGDDVYVLTEGGDRAIGLTCTHQGCTVQASEDGLFRCPCHGASFDASGTVVSGPAQRDLETFEVTAKRPGEVQLVGARPQAKQVETIAADYYVFATDVPGVKQLFSLSKGDVNAELASRIEELAIADPFAVMRLWFDRDFEWEYSAFTSLSGYRLTDSITLYHRIQQDYIEWAERTGGSVVELHAYCYKEAEFPTQQEIMDTFERELYEIVPVLKEANILHRELVNQKNFSGYPPGSFAGRPETATAVPNLVFAGDWVKMPFPCGLMERATSSGLLAANEILHREGLQRRVLLSVMPSGVLQI; the protein is encoded by the coding sequence ATGCGCCATTCCTCTGACGCGATTCCCTCTCAATTCTCCCGCCGCCACTTTTTGCAGCTTGCAGGCATCACCGCCGCCACCGGAACGCTCGGATATTCCCGCCTTCACAAGCCGCAGCCCTATCAGCACCAACAGGATGCGATCGCACTGCCCTCCAGCCTCACCACCCCCAAAACCGCTGTGGTGGTGGGAGCCGGGTTGGCCGGGTTAGCAGCGGCCTACGAACTCAGCAAGCGCGGATTTAGCGTCACCCTGCTGGAGAAATCGCCGCAGTTGGGGGGCAAAATCGCCAGTTGGCCCATTCGCGCAGGCGACGAGCAATTTCATATGGAACATGGGTTCCACGGCTTCTTTCCCCAGTATTACAACCTCAAAAGCATTGAAACGGAGCTGAATATTCGCCAGAATTTCGTCTCCCTCGACTCCTATGCGGTGGTGTATCGCGACACCTACAAAGCCGAAATTTTCCGCCCCAGCCATTCCGCCTTTCCGTGGAATGTGGTGGATTTGGGGCTGTCCTCTCGGAATGCGCTGCGTTGGGGCATTAACCTAACCGAGCCCGACCATTGGAAGGTGTTTCGGGAAATTGCCGGATTTCAACCGGTGAAAAGCTACGATCGCCTCGACGATATGTCGGTGGCCGATTGGGTCAGCGGCGAGTTCCCCCGAGGTCTCTACGACCTTTACTTTCTGCCCTTCGCCAAATCCAGCCTCAACGCCCCCGATCGCCTCAGTGCAGGGGAGCTGATGCAGTTTTTCCACTTCTACTTTTTTGGCAACCCAGAGGGGCTAGCGTTTGAGGGGACGCGGCAGGATATGGGTCGCAGTTTGGTGGACCCGATCGCCGATTTCGTGCGGGACAGTGGCGGCAGGATTCTCACTGATGTGACAGTGAGCGGCGTGACCTGGCAGGACGGACGCATTGCTGCTCTCGACTACGAAACCGGGAGTGGTGTGACCGATGTGCCCTTTTGGGTCAGTCGCAATGGCTCGTTAAGTCAGGGAGCGCGCGCTTATTACGGGGCGGGCGATGATGTTTATGTCCTCACGGAAGGCGGCGATCGCGCGATCGGCCTCACCTGCACCCACCAGGGCTGCACCGTGCAAGCGAGTGAAGACGGCCTCTTTCGCTGTCCCTGCCACGGAGCCAGCTTCGATGCCAGCGGCACAGTCGTCAGCGGTCCGGCCCAGCGAGATTTGGAGACCTTTGAGGTGACGGCCAAACGTCCGGGGGAGGTGCAGTTGGTGGGAGCGCGTCCCCAGGCCAAGCAGGTGGAAACCATCGCGGCTGATTATTACGTGTTTGCGACCGACGTACCGGGGGTGAAGCAGCTCTTTTCGCTGTCGAAAGGGGATGTGAATGCCGAGCTGGCCAGTCGGATAGAGGAGTTGGCGATCGCCGATCCGTTTGCGGTTATGCGCCTCTGGTTCGATCGCGACTTCGAATGGGAATACAGTGCTTTTACCTCGCTCTCGGGCTATCGCCTCACCGACAGTATTACGCTCTACCACCGCATCCAGCAGGATTATATCGAGTGGGCGGAGCGCACGGGGGGCAGCGTGGTGGAGCTGCATGCCTATTGCTATAAAGAGGCAGAGTTCCCCACACAGCAGGAGATTATGGACACCTTCGAGCGGGAACTGTACGAAATTGTTCCGGTGCTAAAGGAGGCCAACATCCTGCACCGAGAATTAGTCAACCAGAAAAACTTTTCCGGCTATCCCCCCGGTAGCTTTGCTGGGCGACCCGAAACGGCAACTGCTGTGCCCAATCTCGTGTTTGCTGGCGATTGGGTTAAGATGCCGTTTCCCTGTGGCTTGATGGAGCGAGCTACGAGTAGTGGCTTGTTGGCGGCGAATGAGATTTTGCACCGAGAGGGCTTGCAGCGACGGGTGTTGTTGAGCGTGATGCCGTCAGGGGTTTTGCAGATTTAA
- a CDS encoding alpha/beta hydrolase, with translation MRRVRHSIAWLTAAIASVATSPVLAADEMVIWVGPASRSIPIEDLATYAETGETSRQLQIYLNDSGPEAADGIRKALNLKIQLDFVPFTQYLRSEGGACFLGQLATVVKPQASNVNAVQALRAGLINASAPDGQFSLLEFLEKYPNRQITIQQDQLAGSSDRATQFRDQFRQLLADAGIPTEFETSETIEATAEAAAATETNGESPQSEAGLPPVIPLTEIDYQRLAEGSRQICEQFIVGTETGNR, from the coding sequence ATGCGCCGCGTGCGTCACTCTATTGCTTGGCTTACTGCCGCGATCGCCTCCGTGGCAACCTCGCCAGTTCTGGCAGCCGATGAAATGGTTATTTGGGTGGGACCGGCTAGTCGCAGTATCCCGATTGAAGACCTAGCGACCTATGCCGAAACCGGCGAAACCAGTCGCCAACTGCAGATCTACTTGAACGATTCGGGTCCAGAAGCCGCTGACGGCATTCGCAAAGCCCTCAATCTCAAAATTCAGCTAGACTTCGTTCCGTTCACACAGTACCTGCGCTCCGAAGGCGGTGCCTGTTTCTTGGGGCAACTTGCTACTGTTGTCAAACCACAAGCCAGTAATGTGAATGCCGTACAAGCACTGCGGGCGGGCCTGATTAATGCTTCAGCCCCTGACGGTCAGTTCAGCTTGTTGGAATTTTTGGAGAAATATCCCAATCGGCAAATTACGATCCAGCAAGACCAATTGGCTGGCAGCAGCGATCGCGCCACTCAATTTCGCGACCAGTTTCGACAACTTTTAGCCGATGCTGGCATTCCCACAGAGTTTGAAACCTCCGAAACCATCGAAGCAACCGCAGAAGCGGCAGCCGCAACTGAGACTAACGGGGAATCCCCTCAATCTGAGGCTGGCTTACCCCCCGTTATTCCCCTGACCGAGATCGATTACCAACGCTTGGCAGAAGGCTCGCGACAGATTTGCGAGCAGTTTATTGTCGGGACCGAGACCGGCAACCGTTAG
- a CDS encoding ABC transporter permease: MKYWRETVAVARRIAIELLRRRRSLVFWGVFPIAVLWLNGLILAERAQLERGAAFALAAPVTLVGAALFFSCLGGSVATVVAEREQRTLKRLFVSPLSGTSYFLGIFLAHTGIGLGQTLLVAAVAAIAGAQFSGSWWLSLAIVLLSIAAYVGVGFVLGTQFARRTEDVNALVATFGVPLLILGGTFLPASLFPQILLDIARFNPIYHMNEALLGATAAAPLWREIAPHFYFLAVFAIAMLGAGWHSYRRMLQVEQRL, encoded by the coding sequence GTGAAATATTGGCGCGAAACAGTTGCCGTGGCGCGGCGGATTGCGATCGAGTTGCTGCGGCGACGGCGCAGCTTGGTGTTTTGGGGGGTGTTTCCGATCGCCGTCCTGTGGCTCAACGGACTGATTTTGGCCGAACGAGCTCAGTTGGAACGGGGGGCGGCCTTCGCATTGGCGGCTCCGGTGACGTTGGTGGGGGCGGCGCTGTTTTTTAGTTGTCTGGGGGGCAGTGTGGCGACGGTGGTGGCGGAGCGGGAGCAGCGCACCCTGAAGCGGTTGTTTGTCTCTCCCTTGAGTGGCACGTCCTATTTCTTGGGCATTTTTCTGGCCCACACCGGCATTGGTTTGGGGCAAACGCTGCTGGTGGCGGCGGTGGCGGCGATCGCCGGAGCGCAGTTTTCGGGCTCTTGGTGGCTGAGTTTGGCGATCGTGTTGCTGAGTATTGCCGCCTATGTGGGGGTGGGGTTCGTGTTGGGTACCCAATTTGCCCGCCGCACGGAGGATGTGAATGCCTTGGTGGCAACGTTTGGAGTGCCCCTGTTGATTCTGGGCGGCACGTTTTTACCGGCGTCGCTATTTCCCCAAATCCTGTTGGATATCGCCCGCTTCAACCCCATCTATCACATGAACGAGGCACTGCTGGGGGCCACCGCCGCTGCTCCCCTGTGGAGGGAGATTGCCCCTCACTTCTACTTTTTGGCGGTGTTTGCGATCGCCATGCTGGGGGCCGGATGGCATTCTTATCGCCGCATGTTGCAAGTGGAACAGAGGTTGTAG
- a CDS encoding DUF1565 domain-containing protein, with the protein MPMPLTPERQIAGPFHWKAALSLAIALVLASCSTETEPIATSQCQAAVARATYTWRVIYSPRTSGNAQRDRTEWFDSTELINRNGEKPLGAVSGPDDSGIWWPALPPRPSADRVDRRRERFERNDSPALVRSVEHFLQCDGRDLAASNRVYRRASAAFRDGQSVRATHVLGRVTSARVGSDVVEGDSSASGELGNAGDLPDRPVFEEVVPDAVATAPSIWYVDPVSGTDAGTGALDSPYRSITLALAAAQPGDTIQLGPGIYSSDSGEIFPLEIGPDTLLRGDELTQGSGIAIVGGGDYLSRTWAKQNVTVVAGDRAQISGIAFTNPNLRGTGIWIESGSPAILNNTFTHNNREGVFASGTAAPEVRNNLFVDNGGNGVSFTRESGGLFEGNTIQRSGYGIAVSETASPVIAGNSIAENLSGVVVSGEARPVLRENLILGNARDGIVVVDKAAPVVQGNTLGQNGQFDINNITGLPLNVEGSDLALLKVQGAVQ; encoded by the coding sequence ATGCCCATGCCATTGACGCCCGAACGCCAGATCGCTGGCCCTTTTCACTGGAAAGCTGCTCTATCGCTGGCGATCGCCCTGGTATTAGCCAGTTGCTCCACCGAAACCGAACCGATTGCTACTAGCCAATGCCAAGCTGCTGTCGCCAGAGCCACCTACACTTGGCGAGTGATTTATTCCCCTCGTACGAGCGGCAATGCCCAACGGGACCGGACGGAGTGGTTTGACAGTACGGAGTTAATCAATCGCAATGGCGAAAAGCCACTCGGGGCTGTTTCCGGTCCTGACGATAGCGGGATTTGGTGGCCCGCACTGCCCCCTCGACCCTCTGCCGACCGAGTCGATCGCCGCCGCGAGCGGTTCGAGCGCAACGATTCCCCCGCGCTGGTGCGTTCGGTGGAGCATTTCCTCCAGTGCGACGGGCGCGATCTGGCGGCCAGCAACCGCGTCTATCGCCGCGCCTCTGCAGCCTTCCGCGACGGGCAATCGGTGCGGGCTACCCACGTTCTCGGTCGCGTTACCAGCGCTCGAGTTGGCTCGGACGTTGTGGAGGGGGACTCGTCTGCGAGCGGCGAGCTAGGGAATGCAGGGGATCTGCCCGATCGCCCTGTCTTCGAGGAAGTCGTCCCCGATGCCGTCGCGACAGCTCCGTCGATTTGGTATGTCGATCCAGTGAGCGGTACAGATGCCGGTACGGGGGCTTTAGACAGTCCGTATCGCAGCATTACACTGGCATTGGCGGCAGCGCAGCCGGGGGATACGATTCAGCTCGGACCGGGGATTTACAGCAGCGATTCGGGGGAGATTTTTCCGCTGGAAATCGGGCCGGATACTTTATTGCGGGGGGACGAGCTGACGCAAGGAAGTGGCATTGCGATTGTGGGGGGCGGAGATTATCTCAGTCGCACTTGGGCCAAACAAAATGTGACGGTGGTGGCAGGCGATCGCGCCCAAATTTCTGGCATTGCGTTTACAAACCCCAATCTGCGGGGCACTGGTATTTGGATTGAGTCGGGTTCGCCCGCAATTCTCAACAACACTTTTACCCATAACAACCGCGAAGGGGTGTTTGCCTCGGGGACTGCGGCTCCAGAGGTGCGGAATAATCTGTTTGTGGATAACGGGGGGAATGGGGTGTCTTTTACCCGTGAAAGTGGCGGTTTGTTCGAGGGAAATACGATTCAGCGGAGTGGGTACGGAATTGCGGTGAGTGAAACTGCCAGTCCGGTGATTGCGGGGAATTCCATTGCTGAAAACCTCAGTGGGGTGGTGGTGTCTGGCGAGGCTCGACCGGTGTTGCGGGAAAATCTGATTCTGGGTAATGCGCGGGATGGCATTGTGGTGGTGGATAAGGCGGCTCCAGTAGTGCAGGGCAATACTCTCGGTCAAAACGGCCAGTTTGACATTAACAACATTACGGGTCTGCCGTTGAATGTGGAGGGCAGCGATCTGGCATTGTTGAAGGTGCAGGGAGCGGTGCAGTAG
- the recA gene encoding recombinase RecA, translated as MPRTSNGRAKTPAAKTPSAQAKIPQSTPSKPELSPEHAAKQKALQAVLGQIERNFGQGAIMRLGEASRMQVEKVSAGALTLDLALGGGLPKGRVIEIYGPESSGKTTLALHAVAEVQKQGGTAAVVDAEHALDPAYAAVLGVNVDELLIAQPDTGEAGLEIVDQLVRSAAVDVVVVDSVAALVPRAEIEGEMGDAHVGLQARLMSQALRKITGSISKTGCTVIFLNQLRSKIGGMGYGPQETTTGGNALKFYASVRLDIRRIQTLKKGTEEYGIRARVKVAKNKIAPPFRRAEFDILFGKGISNLGCIIDLAEEAKIVVRKGAWYSYKGDNIAQGRDNAIAYLAENADVRETIETQLRLELAAGMSVSANSVASQVEERDESINHSDVEHGSNES; from the coding sequence ATGCCCCGCACCTCCAATGGCAGAGCCAAAACCCCGGCAGCTAAAACTCCATCGGCTCAAGCAAAAATCCCTCAATCCACCCCATCCAAACCAGAGCTGTCCCCCGAGCATGCAGCCAAACAAAAGGCTTTGCAGGCGGTTCTGGGTCAAATCGAGCGCAACTTCGGCCAAGGGGCGATTATGCGGTTGGGGGAAGCCTCCCGCATGCAGGTGGAAAAAGTTTCGGCGGGTGCCTTAACACTCGATTTAGCTCTGGGCGGAGGCTTGCCGAAAGGTCGCGTGATTGAAATCTACGGACCAGAATCTTCGGGTAAAACCACCTTGGCCCTGCATGCAGTAGCAGAAGTCCAAAAGCAGGGGGGCACAGCTGCGGTGGTGGATGCCGAGCACGCCCTCGACCCCGCTTATGCAGCTGTATTGGGCGTCAATGTGGACGAGCTACTGATTGCTCAGCCGGACACTGGCGAAGCGGGCTTAGAAATTGTGGACCAGTTAGTGCGATCGGCTGCGGTGGATGTCGTAGTTGTGGATTCGGTGGCAGCCTTGGTGCCTCGGGCGGAGATCGAGGGGGAAATGGGGGATGCTCACGTGGGTTTGCAGGCGCGCTTGATGAGTCAGGCGCTGCGCAAGATTACGGGCAGCATTTCTAAAACTGGTTGCACGGTGATTTTTCTCAATCAGTTGCGCTCCAAAATCGGCGGTATGGGATACGGTCCTCAGGAGACCACTACTGGCGGTAATGCGCTGAAGTTCTATGCGTCTGTGCGATTAGATATTCGCCGCATCCAGACCCTGAAGAAAGGAACTGAGGAGTATGGCATTCGGGCTCGCGTCAAGGTGGCAAAGAATAAAATCGCTCCCCCCTTCCGTCGGGCTGAATTCGATATTTTGTTTGGCAAGGGAATTTCAAACCTGGGCTGCATTATTGACTTGGCTGAAGAAGCCAAGATCGTTGTACGCAAGGGCGCTTGGTATAGCTATAAGGGTGACAATATTGCCCAGGGCAGAGATAACGCGATCGCCTATCTTGCAGAGAATGCTGATGTTCGAGAAACAATTGAAACTCAATTGCGCTTGGAACTGGCGGCTGGCATGTCGGTGTCGGCCAATTCAGTTGCTTCCCAGGTCGAGGAGCGAGATGAGAGTATTAATCATTCAGATGTGGAGCATGGTTCAAACGAGAGTTAG
- a CDS encoding RNA-binding protein: MTIYVGNLSFKATEADITDVFAEYGTVKQVKVPTDRETGRMRGFAFVEMESKAEEEAAIKDLDGADWMGRTLRVNEARPRT; the protein is encoded by the coding sequence ATGACCATTTATGTTGGCAATCTGTCGTTTAAGGCGACAGAAGCTGATATCACTGATGTCTTTGCCGAGTACGGTACGGTCAAGCAGGTCAAAGTACCCACCGATCGCGAAACAGGCCGCATGCGCGGTTTTGCCTTCGTAGAGATGGAGTCAAAGGCTGAAGAAGAAGCTGCAATCAAAGATCTAGACGGTGCAGACTGGATGGGTCGGACGTTGCGGGTGAATGAAGCCAGACCTCGGACCTAA
- the ald gene encoding alanine dehydrogenase: MEIGVPKEIKDREFRVGLSPASVKALCNADHAVFVQTQAGVGSGFADADYEQMGASIVADAAAAWNRELVVKVKEPLPDEYGFLQKGQILFTYLHLAAAQTLTEQAIDSGITAIAYESVEANGTLPLLIPMSIIAGRLSVQFGAHFLERQQGGSGVLLGGIPGVRSGRVAIVGGGVVGTEAARMAIGMGAQVQILDIDVNRLAYLESLFGARAELLYSTAAEIEAIVPAADLLIGAVLIPGRRAPHLVKRDTIAKMREGSVIVDVAVDQGGCIETIRPTSHSHPTYIEQGVIHYGVPNMPGAVPRTATQALNNSTLPYAIELANYGLKALELNAGLNAAVNVRDRQLVHPAVREVFPDLA; this comes from the coding sequence ATGGAGATTGGCGTTCCCAAAGAAATCAAAGATCGGGAATTTCGCGTCGGCTTGAGCCCCGCCAGCGTGAAAGCACTCTGCAATGCCGATCATGCAGTATTTGTACAAACCCAAGCAGGCGTTGGATCTGGCTTTGCAGATGCAGACTACGAACAAATGGGAGCCAGTATCGTTGCCGATGCCGCTGCCGCTTGGAACCGAGAGCTGGTGGTGAAGGTCAAAGAACCGTTGCCTGACGAGTATGGCTTCCTGCAGAAGGGGCAGATTTTATTTACCTACCTGCATCTGGCGGCAGCCCAGACCCTCACAGAACAGGCGATCGATAGCGGCATAACGGCGATCGCCTACGAATCGGTAGAAGCCAATGGCACCCTGCCCCTACTGATCCCCATGAGCATCATCGCCGGACGACTATCCGTACAATTTGGAGCGCACTTTTTGGAGCGGCAGCAGGGGGGGAGCGGCGTGCTGTTGGGAGGCATTCCCGGCGTGCGATCGGGGCGGGTGGCGATCGTAGGGGGTGGCGTTGTGGGTACTGAAGCAGCCCGCATGGCGATCGGGATGGGAGCCCAAGTCCAAATTTTAGATATCGACGTCAACCGTCTCGCCTATTTAGAAAGCCTATTTGGTGCCCGGGCAGAGCTGCTCTACAGCACCGCCGCAGAGATCGAGGCGATCGTACCCGCAGCCGATTTATTAATCGGTGCCGTCTTAATCCCCGGCAGGCGCGCGCCCCATTTAGTCAAGCGAGACACCATCGCCAAGATGCGAGAGGGGTCCGTCATCGTAGATGTGGCAGTCGATCAGGGGGGCTGCATCGAAACTATCCGCCCCACCTCCCACAGCCATCCCACTTATATCGAGCAAGGCGTCATTCATTATGGCGTCCCCAACATGCCCGGTGCAGTACCTCGTACCGCGACGCAAGCGCTCAACAACAGTACGCTGCCCTACGCGATCGAGCTGGCCAATTACGGACTGAAGGCGCTGGAGCTGAATGCCGGATTGAACGCAGCGGTGAATGTGCGCGATCGCCAACTGGTCCATCCCGCCGTGCGAGAGGTCTTTCCCGACTTGGCTTAG